From the Microbacterium thalassium genome, one window contains:
- a CDS encoding helix-turn-helix domain-containing protein, whose protein sequence is MERTEGFEDQRLSVLPRPLVAAALTRPVTRRMLVTDAGWFPHAERHGRHRPRGADETIVIVCAAGSGWVDTGGVRERVAPGAAVVIPSAVPHAYGATPGDAWTIWWCHVRGTDVAELVEATGAAPGRVALSLRASERVIALLDEISLALSRDTTPATLTAASGMAWRLLTQLAVDRMRPEAGSPLQRAMRYLEERIDGHIAVPELAGMVGVSASHLSALFREATGGGVIAYHSALKMARARTLLDTTDLSVADIGRRVGMDDPFYFSRRFRAVHGMSPRAYRATHKG, encoded by the coding sequence ATGGAGCGGACCGAGGGCTTCGAGGACCAGCGGCTGAGCGTTCTGCCGAGGCCGCTCGTGGCGGCGGCTCTGACGCGCCCGGTCACGCGGCGGATGCTGGTCACGGATGCCGGCTGGTTCCCGCACGCCGAGCGTCATGGACGTCACCGGCCGCGCGGCGCGGACGAGACGATCGTCATCGTGTGCGCGGCGGGCTCCGGATGGGTCGACACCGGCGGCGTGCGGGAGCGGGTCGCGCCTGGGGCGGCCGTCGTGATCCCGAGCGCCGTGCCGCACGCGTACGGGGCGACGCCCGGGGATGCGTGGACGATCTGGTGGTGCCATGTGCGGGGAACCGATGTCGCCGAACTCGTCGAGGCGACCGGTGCGGCGCCGGGCCGCGTGGCGCTGTCGCTCCGGGCGAGCGAGCGCGTCATCGCGCTGCTCGACGAGATCTCGCTCGCCCTCTCCCGCGACACCACTCCCGCGACACTGACGGCCGCGTCGGGCATGGCGTGGCGGCTGCTCACCCAGCTGGCGGTCGATCGGATGCGGCCCGAGGCGGGCAGCCCGCTGCAGCGCGCCATGCGGTACCTCGAGGAGCGCATCGACGGGCACATCGCGGTGCCGGAGCTCGCCGGCATGGTCGGGGTGTCGGCATCCCATCTCTCGGCACTGTTCCGCGAGGCGACGGGTGGCGGAGTCATCGCCTACCATTCCGCGCTCAAGATGGCCCGCGCCCGCACGCTCCTCGACACCACCGATCTTTCGGTCGCCGACATCGGGCGCCGGGTGGGGATGGACGATCCGTTCTACTTCTCACGCCGGTTCCGCGCGGTGCACGGCATGAGCCCGCGGGCGTACCGGGCCACGCACAAGGGGTGA
- a CDS encoding GbsR/MarR family transcriptional regulator: MHDDQARAYAEEVGVVLAQMGTTPSFGTLLGWLMICDPPQQTSAQLCEATGLSKASVSTGMRVLQQSGLVRRVPAAGRGHAYEIHEDAFALAVDPTAKMRDFLDVVQKGLDLIGDDDAPQARRLARTRDFYVFMMNRMPELMDEFRASQEGSS, translated from the coding sequence ATGCACGACGACCAGGCCCGCGCCTACGCCGAAGAGGTCGGCGTCGTGCTCGCCCAGATGGGCACGACGCCGTCGTTCGGAACGCTGCTCGGGTGGCTCATGATCTGCGACCCGCCGCAGCAGACGAGCGCGCAGCTGTGCGAGGCGACCGGCCTGTCGAAGGCCTCGGTCTCGACCGGGATGCGCGTGCTGCAGCAGTCGGGGCTGGTGCGGCGCGTGCCGGCCGCCGGGCGCGGGCACGCGTACGAGATCCACGAGGACGCCTTCGCGCTCGCGGTGGATCCCACCGCCAAGATGCGGGATTTCCTCGACGTCGTGCAGAAGGGCCTCGACCTGATCGGCGACGACGACGCCCCGCAGGCGCGGCGCCTCGCGCGGACGCGCGATTTCTACGTCTTCATGATGAACCGCATGCCCGAGCTGATGGACGAGTTCCGGGCCAGCCAGGAAGGAAGCAGCTGA